A genomic segment from Desulfovibrio oxyclinae DSM 11498 encodes:
- a CDS encoding sodium/substrate symporter small subunit: MTPTQESTRKAENRIHAIRRRQLSLALGVGIPYFTAIICMFLAVYLIGAQVASVKLLGFPLHYWLVAVAVYPVTWGLFIWYVGKANRMEDEIEEEVM; the protein is encoded by the coding sequence ATGACTCCAACTCAGGAAAGCACCAGGAAAGCCGAAAATCGCATCCACGCAATTCGCAGGCGTCAGCTCTCGCTGGCGCTGGGCGTAGGCATTCCCTACTTCACGGCCATCATCTGCATGTTCCTCGCGGTCTATCTCATAGGCGCGCAGGTGGCGTCGGTGAAGCTGCTCGGGTTCCCGCTGCACTACTGGCTCGTGGCCGTTGCGGTCTATCCCGTAACATGGGGCCTCTTCATCTGGTACGTGGGCAAGGCCAACCGGATGGAAGACGAAATCGAAGAGGAGGTCATGTAG
- a CDS encoding cation acetate symporter → MQPGYETPITALVLIGLMLAFTVVTTWMFRIQKTSADYYLAGRKVNSFINASAISSDYLSAASFLGVSGVAFLYGFDGIIYALGFFTGYIALLLFLASPLRKFGRYTVPDFVSERFHSKTARILGVIGVLFVSLFYMAPQMLGAGKVMGLLLGMEYRTAIVAITIIITLYVAVGGMKGTTVNQLVQFWILFIAMFLLAFIPFVIKGYTYTDVVEFIGTFKNTVESGNEFNGAAYTAPAYWLTNLKDTMSLLLALMFGTAGLPHILVRFYTAPDGKAARRTVIYVLLLIGAFYILSPYVGHVVRFAYLQGTELGVSPHLMDWLAENGKNLAVPVAGSYFGGQILLGIVVAGAFAAVLSTVAGLIIACAGAIGHDLVVNVFNPNMPERTRVNIARIASLGIGLLGIPLGFLVENMQIAVLVGLAFAIAASTFFPVLVMGVWWPKMTRGGAIAGLLTGIVGSFAMILGKGMLPTVLQFKNPGGFVMLLTFAAIYIVSKVEVSSKGEAALPHDIEEVMTILHGPEKA, encoded by the coding sequence ATGCAGCCCGGATACGAAACCCCGATCACCGCATTGGTCCTCATCGGGCTGATGCTGGCTTTCACCGTGGTCACCACATGGATGTTCCGCATCCAGAAGACCTCGGCCGACTATTACCTCGCCGGAAGAAAGGTCAACAGCTTCATCAACGCCTCGGCCATTTCCAGCGACTATCTTTCAGCTGCATCGTTCCTCGGCGTGTCCGGCGTAGCCTTCCTGTACGGCTTCGACGGCATCATCTACGCGCTCGGGTTCTTCACGGGCTACATCGCCCTGCTGCTCTTTCTTGCCAGCCCGCTTCGCAAGTTCGGGCGCTACACCGTCCCGGACTTCGTCTCCGAACGGTTCCATTCCAAGACCGCGCGCATCCTCGGCGTCATCGGCGTCCTGTTCGTCTCGCTGTTCTACATGGCTCCGCAGATGCTCGGCGCGGGAAAAGTCATGGGCCTGCTGCTGGGCATGGAATACCGCACGGCCATCGTTGCCATCACCATCATCATCACCCTGTACGTGGCCGTCGGCGGCATGAAGGGGACCACGGTGAACCAGCTCGTGCAGTTCTGGATTCTCTTCATCGCCATGTTCCTGCTTGCCTTCATTCCGTTCGTTATCAAGGGCTATACGTACACCGATGTGGTGGAGTTCATCGGCACCTTCAAGAATACGGTGGAATCCGGCAATGAATTCAACGGCGCGGCCTACACCGCCCCCGCCTACTGGCTGACCAACCTCAAGGACACCATGAGCCTCTTGCTCGCGCTCATGTTCGGCACCGCTGGCCTGCCGCACATCCTCGTGCGTTTCTATACCGCACCCGACGGCAAGGCCGCCCGCCGCACCGTCATCTACGTGCTGCTGCTCATCGGCGCCTTTTATATTCTCAGCCCGTACGTGGGTCACGTGGTCCGCTTTGCCTACCTTCAGGGCACCGAACTCGGCGTGAGCCCGCATCTCATGGACTGGCTGGCCGAAAACGGCAAGAACCTCGCGGTTCCGGTGGCCGGATCATACTTCGGTGGACAAATCCTGCTCGGCATCGTGGTTGCCGGGGCCTTTGCCGCAGTGCTCTCCACGGTGGCAGGCCTGATCATCGCCTGCGCCGGAGCCATCGGCCACGACCTCGTCGTCAACGTCTTCAACCCGAACATGCCCGAACGCACCCGCGTGAACATTGCCCGCATCGCATCGCTCGGCATCGGCCTGCTCGGCATCCCGCTGGGTTTCCTCGTCGAGAACATGCAGATCGCGGTTCTCGTGGGACTGGCCTTCGCCATTGCGGCCTCGACCTTCTTCCCGGTGCTGGTCATGGGCGTATGGTGGCCCAAGATGACGCGCGGCGGCGCCATCGCCGGGCTCCTTACCGGTATCGTCGGTTCCTTCGCCATGATCCTCGGCAAGGGAATGCTCCCGACGGTCCTGCAGTTCAAGAACCCCGGCGGATTCGTCATGCTGCTGACCTTCGCAGCCATCTACATTGTCTCCAAGGTAGAGGTTTCCTCAAAGGGTGAAGCGGCACTGCCCCACGACATCGAGGAAGTCATGACCATCCTTCACGGACCTGAAAAGGCATAA
- a CDS encoding LysE family translocator, with the protein MLFEYTLVHWATFFTAALLLNISPGPDMAFILGQTARGGARTGFSAMFGIWSGAFMHVLCAALGLSAIIAASATAFAAVKWAGAAYLVWLGIQSLRSRGGSCAAEAEEGPICLKSVYRQGVFVSLLNPKVAVFFLAFLPQFVEPSAGPAGPQLFLHGLLIIAVAGLVEPPLILLGGRLTEKLKSSPTVSRWMDRSLGALFIGLGIKLALSDRT; encoded by the coding sequence ATGTTATTCGAATACACGCTCGTTCACTGGGCCACTTTCTTCACCGCCGCCCTGCTCCTGAACATCTCGCCGGGGCCGGACATGGCCTTCATACTGGGCCAGACCGCACGCGGCGGGGCCCGCACAGGCTTCTCCGCCATGTTCGGCATCTGGAGCGGAGCCTTCATGCACGTGCTCTGCGCCGCGCTGGGCCTGTCCGCCATCATTGCGGCCTCGGCCACGGCATTTGCCGCGGTCAAATGGGCCGGGGCAGCCTATCTCGTCTGGCTGGGCATCCAGTCACTGCGTTCCAGAGGCGGTTCCTGCGCCGCCGAGGCCGAGGAAGGCCCCATCTGCCTGAAGAGCGTGTACCGGCAGGGAGTTTTCGTGTCCCTGCTGAACCCCAAAGTTGCCGTCTTCTTTCTGGCTTTTCTGCCGCAATTCGTGGAGCCCTCAGCAGGCCCGGCCGGGCCGCAGCTGTTTCTGCATGGCCTACTGATAATCGCCGTAGCCGGACTCGTGGAGCCACCGCTGATCCTGCTCGGCGGCAGGCTGACCGAAAAGCTCAAAAGCAGCCCGACCGTGAGCCGCTGGATGGATCGCAGCCTCGGCGCGCTTTTCATCGGGCTTGGCATCAAGCTGGCCCTGAGCGACCGGACCTGA
- a CDS encoding TIGR03960 family B12-binding radical SAM protein — translation MKELLPVLPRPTRYLGSEWGVAVKDPEKVRVRIAVGFPDLYEVGMSYLGQRILMEQVNAHEQFHAERVYSPCEEAAAIITEHGAPLATLETDTPLKDMDVVSFSLTHELCYTNVLWMLDLAGIPRRTEDRDESHPLVIAGGGACFNAEPLAPFMDVMMIGDGEKAIVTLMEVLDRAKAESMSRNDLLMELTRHPGFYIPSFFEDQGPGEPLKPLVEGYETVEKAVVENLDEIPFPTQQPVPFGQAVHDRLTVEIARGCTRGCRFCQAGMIYRPVRERSLDELNRLIFEGLEKTGFEETSFLSLSTGDFSALDSLFSRSFDRCAAEQISISMPSLRVGSLSEPIMERISTIRRTGATIAPEAGSQRLRDAINKGVGEEGLIAHVRHLFEHGWQSVKLYFMIGLPTETDEDLDAILDLCLKVRDAAGKHIKRLQVTAAISPFVPKPQTPFQWEPQIPLDEIERRINRLRDLFRPHKRVKLKFHIPRMTFLEGIFSRGDRRLADVLDKATDAGALFSSWKDKLDLQPYLDAMDELGLDPLEYTGARDPEKALPWDHLNAGLTKRFLLKERERALGGKVTEDCRYAPCRNCGVCNHDNRKSILDVQAPEMEIRPRTINESRDQDAEQPPYTVEKPDLTVKGGHYRLWFTKTGPAAYLSQLELQSVFERAMRRANLPLSFSAGFHPMPRISFGKALPVSVHSRCEWLNLFLREDWDPTRLIRELAPQMPEGLDMLKADRLGMGKKQPQQVEEVFEIAFNERAEELAEQWRAYAASESLFMEKLTKRGNVKRVDLRAMLVEMEEIENGVRVTFDWRDAYMSPLRLAQEVMPGVKETEFTMTKTAQRFDARG, via the coding sequence ATGAAGGAACTTCTGCCCGTCCTGCCCCGCCCGACGCGCTACCTCGGCTCCGAGTGGGGCGTGGCCGTCAAAGACCCCGAAAAGGTGCGCGTGCGCATCGCCGTCGGCTTCCCCGATCTTTACGAAGTGGGCATGTCCTACCTCGGTCAGCGCATCCTGATGGAGCAGGTCAACGCGCATGAGCAGTTCCACGCCGAACGCGTCTACTCCCCCTGCGAGGAGGCCGCCGCCATCATCACCGAGCACGGCGCGCCGCTGGCCACCCTTGAGACCGACACCCCGCTGAAGGACATGGACGTGGTCTCCTTCAGCCTGACCCACGAGCTGTGCTACACCAACGTGCTCTGGATGCTCGATCTGGCCGGCATTCCCCGCCGCACCGAGGATCGCGACGAGTCGCATCCGCTGGTGATCGCCGGGGGCGGGGCGTGTTTCAATGCCGAACCGCTGGCTCCGTTCATGGACGTCATGATGATCGGCGATGGCGAAAAAGCCATCGTCACCCTCATGGAAGTGCTGGACCGAGCCAAGGCCGAGAGCATGTCCCGCAACGACCTGCTCATGGAGTTGACCCGGCATCCCGGTTTCTACATTCCTTCCTTTTTCGAGGATCAGGGCCCCGGCGAACCGCTCAAGCCGCTGGTGGAAGGATACGAGACCGTGGAAAAGGCCGTGGTGGAAAACCTCGACGAGATTCCGTTCCCCACGCAACAGCCCGTGCCCTTCGGTCAGGCCGTGCACGACCGGCTTACCGTTGAGATCGCAAGAGGCTGCACACGCGGCTGCCGGTTCTGCCAGGCCGGGATGATCTACCGCCCGGTGCGCGAACGCAGCCTGGACGAACTCAACCGCCTCATCTTCGAAGGACTTGAAAAAACGGGCTTCGAAGAGACGAGTTTCCTTTCGCTCTCCACCGGGGACTTTTCCGCGCTGGACTCACTGTTCAGCCGTTCTTTCGACCGCTGCGCCGCCGAGCAGATTTCCATTTCCATGCCCTCCCTGCGCGTGGGGTCGCTCTCCGAACCGATCATGGAGCGCATCTCCACCATCCGTCGCACCGGCGCGACCATCGCCCCCGAGGCGGGCAGCCAGCGTCTTCGCGATGCAATCAACAAGGGCGTGGGCGAAGAAGGATTGATTGCGCACGTGCGTCATCTCTTCGAGCACGGCTGGCAGTCGGTGAAGCTCTATTTCATGATCGGCCTGCCCACCGAGACCGACGAAGACCTCGACGCCATCCTCGACCTTTGCCTCAAGGTGCGTGACGCCGCGGGCAAGCACATCAAACGGCTTCAGGTCACGGCGGCCATCTCACCCTTCGTGCCCAAGCCGCAGACGCCGTTCCAGTGGGAACCGCAGATTCCGCTGGACGAGATCGAACGGCGCATCAACCGCCTGCGAGACCTTTTCCGCCCCCACAAGCGGGTGAAGCTCAAGTTCCACATCCCGCGCATGACCTTTCTTGAAGGCATTTTCTCAAGAGGAGACCGCCGCCTCGCTGACGTGCTGGACAAAGCCACGGACGCCGGAGCGCTCTTTTCCAGCTGGAAGGACAAGCTCGATCTCCAACCGTATCTGGACGCCATGGACGAGCTGGGGCTGGACCCGCTGGAATACACCGGCGCTCGCGATCCGGAAAAAGCCCTGCCGTGGGACCATCTCAACGCAGGTCTCACCAAGCGGTTCCTGCTCAAGGAACGTGAACGCGCGCTCGGCGGCAAAGTCACTGAAGACTGCCGTTACGCCCCGTGCCGCAACTGCGGCGTTTGCAACCACGACAACCGCAAGAGCATTCTGGACGTTCAGGCGCCCGAGATGGAAATCCGGCCCCGGACCATCAACGAATCGCGAGATCAGGACGCGGAGCAGCCACCGTATACCGTCGAAAAGCCGGACCTCACGGTCAAGGGCGGCCACTACCGCCTCTGGTTCACCAAGACCGGGCCCGCCGCGTACCTGAGCCAGCTTGAACTGCAAAGCGTGTTCGAACGCGCCATGCGCCGGGCAAACCTGCCCCTTTCCTTCTCGGCGGGATTCCACCCCATGCCGCGCATTTCCTTCGGCAAGGCGCTGCCCGTCAGCGTGCACAGCCGATGCGAATGGCTGAACCTGTTCCTGCGCGAGGACTGGGACCCCACCCGCCTGATTCGCGAACTCGCCCCGCAGATGCCCGAGGGACTCGACATGCTCAAGGCCGACAGGCTCGGCATGGGCAAAAAGCAGCCGCAACAGGTGGAAGAGGTCTTCGAAATCGCGTTCAACGAACGGGCCGAAGAACTGGCAGAGCAGTGGCGCGCCTACGCCGCGTCGGAAAGCCTGTTCATGGAAAAGCTCACCAAGCGCGGCAACGTGAAGCGCGTTGACCTTCGGGCCATGCTGGTGGAGATGGAAGAGATCGAAAACGGGGTGCGGGTCACCTTCGACTGGCGCGACGCCTACATGAGTCCGCTGCGGCTGGCGCAGGAAGTGATGCCGGGCGTGAAGGAAACGGAATTCACCATGACCAAGACCGCCCAGCGGTTCGACGCCCGCGGATAA